Proteins encoded by one window of Sus scrofa isolate TJ Tabasco breed Duroc chromosome 12, Sscrofa11.1, whole genome shotgun sequence:
- the ALDH3A2 gene encoding fatty aldehyde dehydrogenase isoform X1 yields the protein MEREVQRLRAAFQTGRSRPLAFRLQQLQALRRMVQEREEDLLAAIAADLSKSKLNAYSQEVLTILGEIDLALEKLPEWAAARPAEKNLLTMLDEAYVQPEPLGVMLIIGAWNYPLVLSIQPLIGAIAAGNAVIIKPSEISENTAKILAKLLPQYLDQDLYAVINGGVEETTKLLEQRFDHILYTGSTAVGKIVMEAAAKHLTPVTLELGGKSPCYIDPDCDLDVACRRIAWGKYMNCGQTCIAPDYVLCEPSLQDQVVQKMKEAVKEFYGDNIKDSPDYERIVNLRHFKRIQSLLEGQKIAFGGETDEATRYIAPTILTDVDPEAKVMREEIFGPILPIVPVKNADEAVKFINEREKPLAFYVFSRNNKLIKRMIEATSSGGVTGNDVIMHFMLSSLPFGGVGSSGMGAYHGKHSFETFSHLRPCLLKSLKGEGANKLRYPPNSQSKVDWAKFFFLKRVSKGRLGLLFLALLGVVLAVLLKVGAGAPSIPGAPTLETNSVL from the exons AGCAAACTCAATGCCTACAGTCAAGAAGTCCTTACGATTCTTGGGGAAATTGATCTGGCGCTGGAGAAGCTTCCCGAATGGGCTGCAGCTCGGCCAGCGGAGAAGAACCTGCTAACCATGCTTGACGAGGCGTATGTCCAGCCAGAGCCCCTGGGTGTCATGCTGATCATTGGCGCGTGGAACTACCCCTTGGTTCTCTCCATCCAGCCTCTGATAGGAGCCATCGCTGCAG GAAACGCGGTGATTATCAAACCTTCCGAAATCAGCGAAAATACAGCCAAGATCTTGGCGAAGCTCCTCCCCCAGTATTTAGACCAG GACCTGTACGCTGTCATCAATGGCGGCGTTGAGGAAACCACGAAGCTGCTGGAGCAGCGATTTGACCACATTCTCTACACGGGAAGCACCGCGGTGGGGAAGATTGTCATGGAAGCCGCTGCCAAGCATTTGACCCCTGTGACCCTTGAACTGGGGGGGAAGAGCCCGTGTTACATTGACCCAGACTGTGACCTGGACGTCGCCTGCAG ACGCATCGCCTGGGGGAAGTACATGAACTGCGGGCAGACCTGCATCGCCCCCGACTACGTCCTCTGCGAGCCGTCCCTCCAGGACCAGGTCGTGCAGAAGATGAAGGAAGCCGTGAAG GAATTTTATGGAGATAATATAAAAGACTCTCCGGACTATGAAAGGATCGTCAATCTCCGTCATTTCAAGAGGATACAGAGTCTGCTCGAGGGACAGAAGATAGCCTTCGGTGGGGAGACGGACGAGGCCACTCGCTACATAG CCCCAACAATACTTACCGATGTTGATCCTGAAGCCAAGGTGATGCGAGAAGAGATTTTTGGACCCATTCTTCCAATAGTGCCTGTGAAGAATGCAGACGAAGCCGTAAAATTCATAAACGAACGTGAAAAGCCCCTGGCTTTCTACGTATTTTCTCGTAACAATAAG CTCATCAAGCGGATGATCGAGGCGACGTCGAGCGGGGGTGTCACGGGCAACGACGTCATCATGCACTTCATGCTCAGCTCCCTGCCCTTCGGAGGCGTGG GTTCCAGTGGGATGGGAGCTTATCACGGCAAGCACAGCTTCGAAACCTTCTCCCACCTCCGGCCCTGCCTGTTAAAAAGTTTGAAGGGGGAAGGTGCCAACAAGCTCAGGTACCCCCCCAACAGCCAGTCCAAGGTGGACTGGGCCAAGTTCTTCTTCTTGAAGCGGGTCAGCAAAGGGAGACTGGGCCTCCTGTTCCTCGCGCTGCTGGGCGTCGTGCTGGCCGTGCTCCTCAAGGTGGGTGCGGGGGCGCCTTCCATCCCGGGAGCCCCGACCTTGGAAACGAACAGCGTCCTATGa